CGCGATGCGGTTCAGGGCGGCCTTGTCGGCGTCCTGGCCCGACACGGGCACCTTGCCCGCCAGCCCCACCGAGGCCAGGGCCGCGACCGCGCCGCCCGCCGTGCCGTCGTTGCTGGCGACCACCGCGTCAATGCGGTTGCGGTTGGCGGTCAACATCTGCTCCATGTTGTTCTGGGCGACCTCGGGCTTCCAGGCCTCGGTGTACTGCTCGCCCACCTTCTTGATGGTCCCGGCCTTGATCGCCGCGCCGAGTACGTCCATCTGACCCGCGAACAGCAGGTCGGCGTTGGGGTCCGAGGGACTGCCCTTGATGAAGGCGAAGTTGCCCGACTTCTTGACGTTGTAGATCATCTGGGCCTGCAGGCGGCCGACCTCGCGGTTGTTGAACGACAGGTAGAACACGCTGGGGTCTTCGATCAGGCGGTCGTAGGCCACCACCGGGATGCCCTCGGCGCGGGCACGGGCAATGGCGGGCAAGATGGCCTCGTTGTCCTGCGCCAGCACCACGAGCACGGTGGCTCCGCGCGTGATGAGGCTCTCGATGTCCGACACCTGTTTTTCGTTGCTGCTCTGGGCGTCGGCGCTGATGTACTTGGCTCCCAGCTTGGCGAGCTGCGCCTTCATGGCGGCCTCGTCGGTCTTCCAGCGTTCCTCCTGAAAGTTCGACCAGCTCACGCCGACCGTCACGCCCTGCTGGGCATGGGCGCTGGAAGCCAGGGCGAAGACGCCCACGAGGGTCAGGACTGCTTTACCGAGTCTTTTCATATGTCCTCCAAACGGTCGCCCGACCCGCGCCGGAGCGGCCAGCAGATGAATCTATTAGGTAAGTTGTTTTGACTAACAAAGTGTAAGCATCCGGCCAGCCAAAAAGCAACAGGGGTATGGCCGTCCTCAGTTTGAACAGACTGAGCTGCACTGTTCGCAGGCTGGACTTGACCTGACTGCCCTGGATCGCTAGGCTGCCTCTCAATCCTATTCGTCAGACCTTTTTACTCATCAGCTCTGTTGTCGCTTGGAGTCCACCGCAGCTCTCCTGACAGGTTCCCGGCAGTGCCCCTGAATCTCTCCCTGCCCACTCCGC
This genomic stretch from Deinococcus sp. Leaf326 harbors:
- the xylF gene encoding D-xylose ABC transporter substrate-binding protein, with translation MKRLGKAVLTLVGVFALASSAHAQQGVTVGVSWSNFQEERWKTDEAAMKAQLAKLGAKYISADAQSSNEKQVSDIESLITRGATVLVVLAQDNEAILPAIARARAEGIPVVAYDRLIEDPSVFYLSFNNREVGRLQAQMIYNVKKSGNFAFIKGSPSDPNADLLFAGQMDVLGAAIKAGTIKKVGEQYTEAWKPEVAQNNMEQMLTANRNRIDAVVASNDGTAGGAVAALASVGLAGKVPVSGQDADKAALNRIARGQQTGTVWKDARTLATEAAKIAVQLARGTKPSAIAGAQIFNTGPKKVSVSSILLKPVVITKTNLNQVITAGWATKAEVCRGVSGASAPAACR